CACCATTGCCACTTTGCCTTGCAGTCCCAGGTCCATGTTCCTACCCCCTTTGCCCGAATTTCCCCTCTATATTGCGGGTAATGCGCGCCGCGCTGGCTTTCAGCTCGATAATTATCTCTTTGACCCTGGGCTGCATACGCGGTTCCGGTCCCACCACGCTCAAACCTACCGGTAGAATGTAGTTGGAAATGGGCGCGGCGATGCACAGTGTCCCCTGGATGCGCTCTCCGCGGCTAACGGCGTAGCCTTTGACGAGGATATCCCGCAGCTGGGCCAGCAGCAGGTTTCTATCCGTGACGGCGGGCCCGTTCGGCGTAGTGATTTTGATGATATCCAGCAGCATGTTGAGTCGGCTGGCGTCCAGCTGGGCCATGAGCACCTTGACGGAAGCCCCGGAAAAAAGGCCGGCGGAAAACTGCTCCAGCCGGTAGCTTTCCCGCGTCACCCGCAGGTCATGCTGGCTGGGTATATCGTGGAGGGAAAGCAGCTGCATCCCGCTCAGGATATCCAGGGATACCGTTTCCCCGGAGGCGGAAGACAGCCGGCGCATCTCGGCGTCGGAGTAGAGAATAAGTCGCTTGTGGGTGCTGATGGCGTTGACCGCGAACCGGCTGACCAGCAGGCTGAGGTAATACTGGCGGTTAATCGTGTCCTGCACGACGAGCTGCGACTGCTCCAGCAATTTGAGCACCCGGTGCACCGTGGACTTGCTGAAGTTGCACTCCCTGGCGATATCGCTCACGTTGTGGATATCCTTGCTCAGGCATACAAGGATAGCCGCGGCATGG
The genomic region above belongs to Dehalococcoidales bacterium and contains:
- a CDS encoding IclR family transcriptional regulator C-terminal domain-containing protein, translating into MSGQKTGPAKIQPATGSIAHAAAILVCLSKDIHNVSDIARECNFSKSTVHRVLKLLEQSQLVVQDTINRQYYLSLLVSRFAVNAISTHKRLILYSDAEMRRLSSASGETVSLDILSGMQLLSLHDIPSQHDLRVTRESYRLEQFSAGLFSGASVKVLMAQLDASRLNMLLDIIKITTPNGPAVTDRNLLLAQLRDILVKGYAVSRGERIQGTLCIAAPISNYILPVGLSVVGPEPRMQPRVKEIIIELKASAARITRNIEGKFGQRG